The Musa acuminata AAA Group cultivar baxijiao chromosome BXJ3-6, Cavendish_Baxijiao_AAA, whole genome shotgun sequence region GAGATACTAGTAATTGAATGACAATCATATACATTGTTTGCCATATTATGGTGATGATAGTGGGCTTGTTCAAGACAGCATTATCAATAGTTGCATTTCACATACTACTAATTATTCAACAGAAAGCTTTTACTTTGTCTGTGAACTAAACAAATATGATGCAGGATATAACAATATTGTTAAGCCAAGGGAAAGATGACTGGAAACATACTTCATAAGCTGTTAGACTTTTGAGATATAGAGGAACAACTATTGCGTGTGCATGCACCGATGGAAAGGGGAATGGTGGTTCATGTCCTTTGTTTGCAGAGTTCTCTGACCCTTTCTGCCTTAAGTACCTCTTTCGGAAGCCCCTTAATTGACCAATTTGATGTTTCTTGTCAAATTTACATTGAGGCACAATGTGGAAGTATTTTAATTGGATCATAGCCAGGAAGGTGCAAACACAATTTTGAATGAAGCCCAAGTTTTTTATCTGAGAGATCATCTTTGAAGTTTCAAATTTAGTTTACAAGTTGagtttcttaattaaattggagGGTAATTGTTATTTAACAAGAAGAGAATTTAAAAGATGCCACGTGATTTTGATGGGAGTGGCAAACTTAAGAGTTATCACTCTTTAATGCTGCTTTCTCTCTGAAGTTATCATTGCATGGAAAAGGTAATATTATGTTTCCTTGATAGCAAAGGAAACATCTCAACTTTGTCTACATGAATGATCTGTGAGATTTGAGACCTAGCAATGTGTTCCTAAACTAAAGATGTCTTATTTTTATTTAGTTGTTGAAATATGGAGGATATGCACTACTTTTTCCAACTTATGCTAAACCACCCCAGACTCCACATTGTGGGAACCTTGCACTACGTCATCCCCTTTTTTGTTACTTGTGTAAAACTTAAAAAGAAAGATTCTACCTAATTCAACTACTATTATAGGTTCTAGTGTGTACAGTTGCAACTATAGAACATTAAATATGATTTCACTATATCTAAATCTGAtcaacttttgtaatttttttaccTGTAACTTCATCTTTGGATGAGTTATATACAATGCCTTCACTTTGCCCCGAAAACCCAATTTGGAACTGAATTGTTAATATCATAATCTGAATTAGTTAATTTTGTCTAAAATTGTTTAGGTAAATTTGGATATATGATTGCTAAAATTTGTTAAGATATTAAACCCAGTGCAACATAATGTCTCCAAGCAAGaatctttatttaaaatattGGTGCAGCCATAATTTACTGTTCTTTTTTTACATTATTTGTTTTTCCCAATCACTGAAGGTCTTTGTCATTAATCATTGAGCTAGTCTAATAATCTAATTGAGCCTTTTAATTATTATCTTAAATGTTCCTTTGAAGGGTTTAATTTGTGGAAACTAGTTGCTGATATTACCttcaaaaattgcatgtttttaaGGACTTCAATCATTTGTACTTCCTGTAGTTTCTGCATGAAATTCAGTGGGCTTTAACCACCGGTTAATAAGATTCTTGCTGGCTTCCTGAAGCCCTAAGACTGCATCAATGACCTGCAATGGTCAACTACGAACAAAGTAAGGAACTGGATTTTATACTTTACAAGGTCTCTTCATCATCATTGATCCATGGGCGAGTGGGTTATCGGAGCATTTATCAACATAATTGGAAGTATTGCTATAAATTTTGGGACTAATCTTCTAAAATTGGGTCATGATCAGGTAATTCTCTATGTGCCTTCTTTGACCTACCTTTCATTTCCTGGCACAGCTAGTTGCTAGTCAAGGAAGATTCATTTGTTGACTACTTTAAATATTGAATCTTCATACCTACATGTCAATGTTTTTCCTATGGTATCTGTCTCTTTGTTTGCAGCGAGAGAGGCACTCTATGCTTAGCCGTGATGGAACCAATAGCAAACTTAATGTGAAATCAATCATACATTTCCAGACGTGGAGAATTGGTAATGTTTATTGTGTAATATTCTGACTCTTTTTTGCTCACAGTTAGTGTCTATCTTGATAAATATCTTTAAGATGCTTGATTGATGTACCTTCTAATGCAGGTCTTCTTTTATTTGCTTTTGGGAACTGCCTTAACTTCGTTTCCTTTGCATATGCTGCACAGGTCAAGTCACATACTCTGGCTTTATGGGTCTTTTGATGTAATTTATCATCCTGTATAAAAAGTTTGCCATGTGTTTATATGCCTTTCAGGGGTTTTTATTACTCAAATTTGGCGTTAGCAAGAAAATTCTGTGGAATTATTGTCTTACTATCTCATGGATGTGATGCACACTGTGCTTTTGATTGATATTTGTTCAACTATGATAGTCTTGGAATGTAGATATTTGTGTTGACCTGATGGATTTGGTGTGCAAATTTGTACATAAATCTTATTGCTGGATTTATTTCTCTTTAGTacttattttctttgttttttaagtGCACAAGCTATGTGTGGCATATTGGCTTTCACAATTGAGTTGTGGCATTAGTACACAGTCTTAATTGGCTTGGTAATGATTATCTGCCTAATGCATTTAAAATTAGGTTTGTAAGGCAATTGTGGATAGCCATCCTGTTGAGAAAATTCAGCTTGTTCTTCTTTAAGGTTGAATAATAATTACAAACCATTTATTTGGTGATTTTGCTAATAGGTTATTCTTTTTTCTGTGTGTGCAGTCACTTCTCGCAGCTTTGGGGTCAATTCAATTTGTTTCTAATATTGCATTTGCTTACTTTGTGCTAAGTAAGACTGTATCGGTCAAGTATGTCATTTCAGAAATGGCATTATTTTCATAATGGGACTATTatactttattcataaatatgATTTCATATACCGACTTGTCTTGCAGAGTCATGGTAGCGACAACATTTATTGTTTTTGGCAACATCTTTCTGGTATCGTTTGGAAATCACCAGTCACCTGGTAAACCACATTGATCCTAGTATGAAGGGAAGGAATATTCATTGcttcaataaataataatttctttttttgTCTCAGTGTACACACCAGAGGAACTGATAGCAAAATACTCCAGCTTAGTTTTTCTACTCTATTGCTTCACCTTATTATTGGTGGTCATCATCAATCAATATATTTACAGGTGATCTGACACCTCTAGTTTTCAAAATTGTTAGCATGTCAAATCCAGTTTACCTTTTGCTGTTAAAAGTCAGCCTTTTTTTGGTTTATAGTCACCATTGTCTCACTTTTTGGCAGCAAATCATGGTTATCTCAATTCCTGACTTTTATAACTGACAGGAGAGGAGAAGCATATCTTGCAGTTTCTAATCATGACAGTCTCTATTGGTGCACACTGCTCCCATTCTCCTATGCCACTGTTTCTGGTGCTGTGGGATCCTTCTCAGTGTTGTTTGCAAAATCCTTGTAAGTTGGGATCTTAAAGAAAGATTTCAGCTGTAGATTTTTCAGTATGTGTTGTCACATTCTTCTGACATTTTTTTTGTCTCTTTATTGCATTGGCTTTCAGGTCCAACATGCTAAGACTAACCATGAGTAGCGTATATCAGTTCCACAGCTGGTTTACATATTGTATGCTGTTGTTGTTCTTTAGCACAGCAGGATTTTGGGTAATGATGTCAATAAGCTAAAGCTGAACTGTATGATTGGTTCAATTATTGTTCCTAGGTGTGCTGTATCTTTTAATTGCCTTCCTCGGAGACATCTGATTCTTTTTCTTAAATTTCAGATGGCAAGATTGAATGAAGGACTGTCTCTTTTTGATGCAATCCTTATCGTCCCCATGTTTCAGATTGCATGGACCTTCTTCTCCATCTGCACAGGATTTATATATTTCCAAGAATATCAAGTGagcctttgtgtgtgtgtgtgtgtgtgtgtgtgtgtatatatatatatatatattgcttttGTTAGATGAAACTAACTTTAACTGCTTTAATAGGTATTCAACATATTAAGGATAACAATGTTTATAGTGGGGATGGCATTTGTATTTATTGGCATTTCTTTGTTAGCACCTGATGAATCTAAAGGTACCAGCTTATTAATAGTTTCTATTTATTCATCCTTGCTGTTAGCTAAATCATGCTAACTTTGCCAACAACTTTTAGGAAGTGACACAAAGGAGCCTTCTTTTCCTTCTGCAGCTCAAAGCCTTCCGACTAATATGAACAGGTACCTTGCCATTCTCTCTGAATGGTTGCTTCTCATAGAATTGATGATCAATGTAGTAGTTAAGAATCTATTTTCAGCAAAATTTGGTTGGTGTCTTTTCATGTAGTTATAATCTCATAGCATAGGTACTATTCTAAAGTTCTAAACATCATAGATACGCTGAAGTTGACAAACTTTCATGAACACCATTTGAAATATCATAGACAACCCTCTAAATTTAAGAAACTTCATCAATAGCTATTCTTTTCAAAATTTTGTGCATGTAATATTTTAAAGACGAGTATATGTAGGAGCTTGTCAATGTCACAGGGGAATTCATGATATATAGAATTTAATTTGGCATACACAAAATTACACATAGGTTGAAGGGTATGCAATATGCAATGACTCCTCTATTGTTCTTATTTGCACAATCTCAAGTATGTTAATACATGTTGGATTTGTCTCGTGCCGGTCACATGTTTTCTATGTTAAGATGGTTGCCTTTTTAAGCTACCAATTAATGATGATGTGTATTGAAGTCAGTCTAGCTGATATAATGATTATTATCCAAACTGCAGGCTTGCCAAGCTGCCAACGGAAGAACCTGAAATAAATGATGTGGGTTCATTTGCACAAGCAGCGCTTAGCAAGGCAAAGATTATCCTGTTGAAGGCAAAGGTACTTTGATTTTTTACACGGgggtatatatattcttttttcctttggtaAGATGGGCTGATATCATTTTTCTAATATTACCCTTGCAGGCTGCTGGTTCTCTCTCGCTGGGTCTTGGCGAGGAGTCAATAAGTGCATCTTCGGTACTCGTAATGCCTATGGTTTCTTCAAGGACAACAGGTTTCAGAGAGACAACCTTCGATCGAACAAAATTCATTCCTCTGAGAAACAGTAGATGGAGCAGCCCTTCAATAGATGATAACAGCGATGATGATGTGGAAATTCAGGCAAGCAGATCATTGCTGTCTTAATTTTGTCGGTACGGTCGGAAGGATGattattcttttcattatttccaTATGGCACAAATGTATAGATATATTAATCTTCTCCCGTCAAATGTCAAATATGTAACGTTTTGAGTTCCGTGCTTCATGAGTTGTCTTGGTATTTGGCATCCAAGTATGTTGATTTTGTGGGAGTTAAAAGACTCTTCTGAGTTGCACACCTATCATGTGATCAGTAGATTAAACTTCACTGTGGCACCATCGACACCATCCATTCACACTCGTGAGTCATTGATTCGAGTGCTTGTTTTAAATATTACATTCCTGGCCGTTTTTAGAAATTGGCTTCCTTTTATATTGCAAAAGCATTAAAGTGTTGTAGTTGGGAATGATTTTTCTTGAGATCTCCGTTAGCTTTTATCAAAAAGCCCCTTTTGATCCTCCCTAGACCCAAAACTGACGCGAGTCTCATACGCCATGTTGAGTtcggacttttttttttttatgtatatatgtatgtatacatacatatatgtatatatatatgtatatatatgtatgtatgtatgtatgtatatatacatatatatatatatatatgtatgtatatatatatatatgtatgtatatatatatatatgtatgtatatatatatatatgtatatatatatatatatatatatatatatatatatatataaacacacacacacgaaTGTGTACATAGGAGAGATCATATCATTTTGTTTAGCAAATTAAATATGTTTTAAATTTACTTACTTTTCCATTGCATTGTTGGTCATATCATAAGTAAATTATGACATTCTATTCGAGCCGCACATATATGATATTTCTGGAATTAAAAATAAGATATTACAAACTGTGCCTTCAAGTTCCTAATGAAAGGTTATCTGCCACAAGATCCAGGTGAAAAAAGCGTTCATTCTGCTAAGCATCACAACAACGCAATCCTCTGCTCCACAATGGTGCATAAGGGGCAATTTAGAAAGTAATCATTTGATCAATACAATGGGAAAGTCCAACTTCAAGTTCGATACAAGATAGCTGCATTCATGCTTGCCTTACCATTACACCCCACAGTTCAGATATACAAAGTAAATTCTCACATCTGTGATGCTGTTGTTCTTGATGGACTTGACTTGGAAAAAGAAAATTCTCATATCTGTGATGCTGTTGTTCTTGATGGAATTGACATTGAAAAAGAAAATCTTCGTCGGAAAAGACTATTGAATGGTAGCCATCTGCAACTGGGAGCGAATCTTGTTCTTCCTCACCAAACTTGCCTTTGATTCACTCTCCCTAATTGCTTTCACCACCTCAGCAACTTTTGATCCTACACAAGCCTGGTCGCCTATGCTGTGTGAAGCTTGTTGTCTGATGCATTGTCTTGTTGAGTTCAATAGCCCATGGGGAAGAAAAATTCTAGAACCTGCTGAAGTTTGATCTCTCAATTCTTCTGCTGATATGTATCGATCCCCAATTTGGTCCAGCATCTGGGCCTCATCTATGAGACTGCTGTCGCCAACTGGTCTTCCTCCATCCAAATTGTCATCCATATGCTGGAAGTTCCTTGCAAAGTTTCCGTTGGTCATATCTCTGTCGGAAGAAAATTCACCACAGGATACATGTTCTTTAGCTAAAGCTACTTTCCTTTCATCTTCGGTCGCTCCAGAGGCATGGCTCCAACTGTAGCCATTGTTAATATTGAGTTCAATTGAATGCAAATCACTATCTTCTGAGTCTGTCCCATCGTTCTCTTCTTGATCCTTTTCTCCACTGGTGTCTCTTCCATCCACAGTTAGATTAGTCAACTTGCTGCTTCTGCTTGGATGAACCACTTGCATTTGGCGATCACTGTCCTGGCCATCAGCGACACTCTGTTGTGTACTTACAACTTCTGTTCTTTTAGCTGCTAGAAATGCTTCGAGCTCGTGCCTCAGTTGGTCAACAGCTGCATTTTTCTCCTCAAATTGGCATTTGGCTTCAGATAGCTTCATCTGAACTCTTTCCTCGCGCCATTCATCAGCAAGCTGGAGcatttctctctccttctccagCTCTTCTCGTACCTTGGCAGATTCTCTCTTCAGTTCTTCtacttcagccttgtcctcaccaATTCCCCTTATCATTTCACTACAAACTTGTTCAATTATTTCTCTTGTTCTCCTTTCGTTCTCGAGCTCTTTACCTGCATCCACCAGTGAATTCTTCAATTGGGACAACTCGACTTCGAGTTTCTTACTGATTCTCTCAGCTCTCCTTCTCAATTTTCTTTCTGTCTCAAGCTCCTCAATCATGGATCGAAGAGAAGCTTTTGTTCCTTCCCGTTTCTTGTTCTGCCAAGCTTCCTTTTCTTCCACTAACTGCTTCATGATGTATCTAATTCCAGTGTGATCAGATCTTTTTTCTTGGATAACCTGATTAACCTGCACAAGGGCCCGATCGAGCTGACAGTAAAGGGCTGTAGCAAGAGAAACTGCAGATGGTTGCTGCTTTCCTATTCCACAGAAATGGACCAATATTTTTAAAAGCTCTTTTGATGTCACCAAGCCATTTTGCAACTCCTTCAAATAATTCTTTCTTCCTCCATGTGAGCTTCTTGGAACCAGGCCTTGAAAACATGCTTCAGACTGCAATACATGACAACATGCCAATTAATTGGAATTGGGGCAAAAGGAGGAAAAGAGAGTTGTAAAAAGAATAATGTTTTCAAGTGTATTTTAGAGACGAGTTACTCAAGAAGACAATAAAATCATTATAAatagttctctttttttttctttttcatggacTTGTAACTTGTGGGGATGTGTTATCTTCAACATTTATTCCTTCTAGATGTTATGCTGTTTTCTGTGTTAATTTATTGAAAGGTTGCTCTTCGGTAAAATAAGCTTAAACAACAACAATATATGTGAATTTGCCCACCAGCCAAGTGGCATTTTACGTTTTATGGCAATACttcttttttctatattttcctTGGCTAGAAACTCAACAATATTTTGAGAGATAAGATTACATTACACCGATCGATTAATTATTTTCCCAATCCATTACAGATCATCTACTGATTTGACTCAGACTAAACACCCTTACAGATCTTTACGGCAATACTTCTTTTTGTCTATATTCTCCTTGACTAGAATTCAACAATAGAGTTTGAGAGATAATATTATACTACACCGATCCATTAATTATTTTACTAATCCATTATATGGCTTAGACTAAACTAATAAGCATCATATTTTGTCACCATTATCAAGTAAAAGCTTTTACACATCCAAATAGTATACCCATCTACATGTCTAAGAAAATTAGTTTCTGATTACCAAGTTGTGCAGAAACTGTGCATACAGCAGCTTAGCAAACACTTCATATTCGAGGCCTGGTCACCTATACATGAGATGTCAACTTGTAGTGACAGTTGCGATGAAAAATGGATGGGAGGAATAGTTCTCGATGTCTTTTAGGAACACAGAATGCAGTTTTGGTCCTAAAATCTTGGCATTGGCAGATCAATAGAGCCTTCAAAATATGGTTCCTTGAATTCTTCTTACTTTCATGGAGTACCAATCTGCTCCCCCAAAAAGGCTTACAAGTCAGCGGCTTACCAATTTTAGTGTGTTTAGCTTCAATACCAAGATTTTTGTTACCTATGTTACATTTTAATAGAAGATAATAATATTACTTTTCGGTCTTCGGAAATCATTTGAAGAAACAAAAGTAGATTGATGTGAAATGAGATTATTCAATTTCTGGATAAAAGCAAAAGTCAGTATGTCTCAAACATCAAAGTACATAATAAATATTACATGCATATTGTCCTATAGGTTGTTTAGCAATCACAAGAAAAATAGTAGTGCTAACAATCAACAGAACCAGACAGAAACAACCGattgctacagatttctctcGATAAGAAAAGGCACTGATAAGAGCTGTTACCTCCATTAAGTCGACCTTGCTCAGCAAATCGGAAATTACATGATTGTGCTCCTTACAGTGAAACTTCTGATGAACCGGTGGCAACATCTTCCTGTGACTACTTGATCGAGGTCGATTACATAGCTGCAAGATAACCAGCAAATTGTGGAGATCAACAAAAGGATGGATAAAGATAACTACCTATAAGCTGACACAAAAATGGAGGATTCATATACTCACTTCTGAGATAGGGCTGTGTAATTGGTTGGATAAATGATAAGACAGAGAACCAGCCCCGAAAGACCCAGATGTCCTGTCTTTTCTCATGATATCCATTGGCAATTTTCTCTCATGTCGATCCCTGATAATTTCTGGTGAAGGTGTATGGTTCAGTTCCCAAAGAGCATTGGCTAGCTTCCGAGCTGATACTGATATTTGGGATTCTTTGGCACCGCCTTTGGATGGCTGGTGCAGAGATGTTTCAGAAAAGCTTGCAGCCGAGCATGGTGATCTAGCATTCATTCTCCACAAGGGAACTGGCGTGGTTGATCCTTTCCTCTTCCCAACCAAAACTGTTCTCTTAAAGCGGTAATTCTTCGACATATAAGATGTCGATGAAGGTGAAGAAGAGAATCGCTTTTGGATACCGCCATGTCCTTCCAGGAGTTCATTCACACCTGAATCATGCCTCGGCATTCTGCAGTTGGCTTCTCTACTCCTCCCAGAAAACACACCCAAAAAACTCAAGTTCCTTACAATCTCCTAATTGAGAAGAGATCAAAATTCAGAACACCAAAGTGCTTTACGGCAAAAGAAacgaagaggaagaggatagaGTTGGGACTTGTCAAGGCAAGGCAATCAACTCGACAAAATGATATGTCTCACCAAAAGTATGGCATATCAGAAATGGAACTACACAACCACTAAGGCAATCCAACAAAAGAACTCAGAGACTTCAGTGGGTGGAAATGGAGAGAAGCAAAGTGAATAGTAAAGCCCCACCAATTATTCATAGATTTCAGTGGTGGAAAATGGATTCTTTTAACCTTCCAAAAAATCGCAAAATAGAATCATGAGCAGTGAACAGACCTGCAATGAAGATGCTAAAGATTGAGGCTTGGGGTTAAATTGTTCCCCAGAACCTGGATGCGTGCTGAAACCCTAGATTGCTCTAACTAAAAACAAGGAGAAGATCTCACTTCAACGGTGAAGAGCCCAACTTTATTTCCTTGTAGAGGGATTTCTATATCTTCTTGAACGAATGATAAAAGGAACTATAAATGCTAAACGATTTCAAAGATCACACAGCGCAATGGACGGAGAAGGGGGGTCTCCAGCTCCTCCAAAAACCTAGAGAACAATCAAAGATGGCATCTTTATTTAGATCGGGAAACCTACGATTCGCATCAAAGAGACACGGGAACCGACATTCCCATATCTCCCCCGATTCCTTTCTTTCCAGGGGTCGCCTTTTGTTTCCTTCTTCGGCTACAGCACAGCGGACGATGACAGGGGAGGTGGAGAACGCTTCTTAAAGACGATTCATGAAAGGGAAAGGCAGAGAGGCCGGGAGAGCAAGAGAGCACACGAGTGGGGGCCGATTCCCATCCTCGAACCTCTCGCCAACCTTCGATTCGCCGTAAAAATCCAATTTTTCTATGCCATCGCCAGCTGTCCCGGCGCCATCGAGCTGCTCGTGGAATTCCAGAACTGGTCCGCTGTTTCTCTGGAATCTTTAGTTCAGAAGCTCTCTGTTTCGCTTGTGATCTTCATATTGCCAAAATGACATCTCGATCACCTTACGGCACAGCTTCTGTCAATCTCGGTGCTCAGAGATGTGGGCAGGAGGGGAAATGCATCTGCAGAGAAGGCAAACATCTAATCCATTCTTTTAAGCGCCATGATCACACAATTCCAATCCTACTTTTTAGTGAAGACTCCACTACTATCGTCAACTTGGCACAAAGATGTGGGTTAGGAAGAACATGATGTCGATTTGCTACTGTTCATTCATTTAGGCCTTTTGATCATACAAGTCTAACGCCACTTTATTCGTCAAAACTGCATCTTTGTCATCAGCTTAGGCACAAAGAGAAGCGTCCGTCATCAGCTTGGAAGCTTCACCACGACTTAAAATTTGTTTCCCCGAGAAAGAACTTTGACTGTGAAGGAACATTGCGTTGCCTTATCATAAAGCATCAGTTCAACTAAATGCTTGCGACTTTGTCTTCCGGCACAAAGCACCGATCATTTGGCAAGAACAAACTGAAAATAAAGATTGGGAATATATTTCCTGTTCGTGTTCATTACGACTAGACTAGCCTCAAGCTCTGAGTCAGAATTCCATCGAAGCACATGGCCGCCGAAGAGTGGAGGATTAGATATGAGAGCCAAACTAATATGATATTTTCATTGTTGTGTAGATCCAAAACATTCCGTTTTCGGCGACCGAACCTGTTGTGTTTTAGCATAACAAGGATGAGATGTATGAGTGTAATGTCAAGCAGGGCCTCTACCGATCATGCGACGACATGGCACAAAATGCCATCAGCTGATGGCTTTGGGGGAGAACACCTTTTGCTTGGTGGTGATGGGCAGTAGGGCAGTGGCCATTGGGGGCTGCACCGAGGAGGCATTCCCACGCCCTCCTAACCCCACTTCACACTGTGCAGTCATTGTTAGCTTATCACAAACAAGATAGGGACCAGTACAGTGTACACGCACCGATCGATTCTTTTGCTTTGGCCATGGAGTGTGATCATGATGTCAAGAAATATTTCGGAAGTAAAAGCTCATTTATTTCTGCAACTCGCACCCATTTGCCATGAACACGATCCAGAATACATGCAAAGATGATGGATTCGGTGTCAGGGCCTTTACTGCAACGATCACTCATCAAAGCTGTGGAAAATAGAAGACACGATTCCAGCTTTTATCTTGCTGTATATATCGTagcatcatatcatcatatcctcaatatcagaATATAATCTCGTGGAAACACCAATCTTTTCTTGCTACAGCGTTTGCTCAATCATTACTCGGTGGTTCTGAAGCTGAATACATAGTAGTTTTACTCATTGAGGTAAGTACAAGAAACTGGACAAAGTGTAGCAATTCAATTTCTTGACGACTTCCTGAGACAACTCTGCTGGATGGAATCTGACATGAGTGACCGACATGTTTGTTGGTTTCTAAAGCCTTCGCTTTTGACATATGCTCTGTCATTGTTGTCGCCGAGCTCATGGAAACAAAACAAAGTCCATACAAAATGAACTCTGACTTTGTGATGTGCCAAAGAACATCCGGTCAGTCATGtgtgttgttttttcttttcacCAAGAGAGATTTGAATCATTGGTGCTATGAAATACTAAAGGCTATTggatcaaaagaagaagaagacaatgagTGAGAGTGCAGATGTTTTGTAACTGTCTGCCTCTATCTTCTCCATTTTCCTTAAGAATCCATTAGGATTTATTAGAAGTGGAGGGGAGGGAGTAATTATAATATGCCTTCATGACATAAATCTTAATTAACTTAAATCAATTACCATTTGATTgagatatatttaaattattaataatgttcaTGATTCAGACCAGACTTACACCAAGTCAAGTAGGTAgatttgtattttcttttctaaCTCAATATGTTTCACTGATATGATAGCTCTTAAGGATGCAATGATGCCTGTTTGAGAAAAAGATGTGTAATAGACAATAATAATTTCTCTGCTGAGATTTTTGAAGTTATTGTAAAAATTAGAATATGATTCTCATTACAAATCAGTTTCCACCACCATCTTCAATTTCATTTCTAGACATAAAATAGGATTtttgataaaaattatgatagaTACTCTTGCAATATAGTCATTATGCTTTTAATCATGCATTATGATGTTGTTCATATGTTTTTAATGATAGATGGATCCACAAGTTTGATGCCTTTTTACCTTTATCAATGGTGtgatcatttataattatatgaTCATAAGTGATAAGTGTCAAACCTCACACTACATAAGTTACA contains the following coding sequences:
- the LOC135582488 gene encoding probable magnesium transporter NIPA8: MGEWVIGAFINIIGSIAINFGTNLLKLGHDQRERHSMLSRDGTNSKLNVKSIIHFQTWRIGLLLFAFGNCLNFVSFAYAAQSLLAALGSIQFVSNIAFAYFVLSKTVSVKVMVATTFIVFGNIFLVSFGNHQSPVYTPEELIAKYSSLVFLLYCFTLLLVVIINQYIYRRGEAYLAVSNHDSLYWCTLLPFSYATVSGAVGSFSVLFAKSLSNMLRLTMSSVYQFHSWFTYCMLLLFFSTAGFWMARLNEGLSLFDAILIVPMFQIAWTFFSICTGFIYFQEYQVFNILRITMFIVGMAFVFIGISLLAPDESKGSDTKEPSFPSAAQSLPTNMNRLAKLPTEEPEINDVGSFAQAALSKAKIILLKAKAAGSLSLGLGEESISASSVLVMPMVSSRTTGFRETTFDRTKFIPLRNSRWSSPSIDDNSDDDVEIQASRSLLS
- the LOC135640377 gene encoding uncharacterized protein At5g41620-like, with amino-acid sequence MPRHDSGVNELLEGHGGIQKRFSSSPSSTSYMSKNYRFKRTVLVGKRKGSTTPVPLWRMNARSPCSAASFSETSLHQPSKGGAKESQISVSARKLANALWELNHTPSPEIIRDRHERKLPMDIMRKDRTSGSFGAGSLSYHLSNQLHSPISELCNRPRSSSHRKMLPPVHQKFHCKEHNHVISDLLSKVDLMESEACFQGLVPRSSHGGRKNYLKELQNGLVTSKELLKILVHFCGIGKQQPSAVSLATALYCQLDRALVQVNQVIQEKRSDHTGIRYIMKQLVEEKEAWQNKKREGTKASLRSMIEELETERKLRRRAERISKKLEVELSQLKNSLVDAGKELENERRTREIIEQVCSEMIRGIGEDKAEVEELKRESAKVREELEKEREMLQLADEWREERVQMKLSEAKCQFEEKNAAVDQLRHELEAFLAAKRTEVVSTQQSVADGQDSDRQMQVVHPSRSSKLTNLTVDGRDTSGEKDQEENDGTDSEDSDLHSIELNINNGYSWSHASGATEDERKVALAKEHVSCGEFSSDRDMTNGNFARNFQHMDDNLDGGRPVGDSSLIDEAQMLDQIGDRYISAEELRDQTSAGSRIFLPHGLLNSTRQCIRQQASHSIGDQACVGSKVAEVVKAIRESESKASLVRKNKIRSQLQMATIQ